The proteins below come from a single Oncorhynchus tshawytscha isolate Ot180627B linkage group LG22, Otsh_v2.0, whole genome shotgun sequence genomic window:
- the LOC112221581 gene encoding mitochondrial carrier homolog 1 isoform X2 — translation MGTPENLSGGTGGRREPLRFDQDASATAVDMDTAIVLLGAGVTAITHPLLYVKLLIQIGHEPLTPTVGTTMFGRKVLYLPGFFSYAQHIVRVDGKMGLFRGLSPRIMSSAISTMVRSKVKQAVPAEQAEHVSNKDDLKTSLRKVMKETSHEMVIQCLSRIATHPFHVISVRCMAQFVGREVKYRGLFSSITKIFNDEGIGGFFVGVVPHVLGEVIFLWCCNLLAHFINTYAVDDNFSQAPAVRSYTKFVMGIAVSVLTYPFMLVADLMAVNNCWWLVFPLTLPSLSPGSTVGLI, via the exons GACATGGACACGGCAATTGTGCTTCTCGGAGCCGGGGTGACAGCTATCACACACCCGCTGCTGTACGTCAAACTGCTCattcag ATTGGACATGAGCCCCTCACCCCAACTGTCGGAACCACCATGTTTGGGAGGAAAGTGTTGTACCTACCTGGATTCTTCTCCTATG CACAGCACATCGTAAGGGTTGATGGAAAGATGGGACTCTTCCGAGGTCTATCCCCTCGTATAATGTCCAGTGCCATCTCCACCATGGTCCGGAGTAAAGTCAAACAG GCCGTCCCAGCAGAGCAGGCGGAGCATGTATCGAACAAAGACGACTTGAAGACCTCCCTCAGGAAAGTGATGAAAGAG ACCTCACATGAGATGGTCATCCAGTGCCTGTCCAGAATAGCCACTCATCCCTTCCATG TGATCTCCGTGCGATGCATGGCTCAGTTTGTGGGGAGAGAAGTCAAGTACAG GGGGCTGTTCAGCAGCATCACCAAAATCTTCAACGATGAGGGCATTGGGGGATTCTTTGT GGGGGTTGTGCCCCATGTCCTGGGTGAGGTCATCTTTCTGTGGTGTTGTAACCTCCTGGCCCACTTCATCAACACCTACGCCGTGGACGACAAT TTCAGCCAAGCCCCAGCAGTGAGAAGCTACACCAAGTTTGTGATGGGG ATTGCAGTGAGTGTGTTGACGTACCCATTTATGCTGGTGGCAGACCTAATGGCAGTTAACAACT GTTGGTGGCTGGTCTTCCCCCTAACTCTCCCATCTTTAAGTCCTGGGTCCACTGTTGGGCTCATCTGA
- the LOC112221581 gene encoding mitochondrial carrier homolog 1 isoform X1, with amino-acid sequence MGTPENLSGGTGGRREPLRFDQDASATAVDMDTAIVLLGAGVTAITHPLLYVKLLIQIGHEPLTPTVGTTMFGRKVLYLPGFFSYAQHIVRVDGKMGLFRGLSPRIMSSAISTMVRSKVKQAVPAEQAEHVSNKDDLKTSLRKVMKETSHEMVIQCLSRIATHPFHVISVRCMAQFVGREVKYRGLFSSITKIFNDEGIGGFFVGVVPHVLGEVIFLWCCNLLAHFINTYAVDDNFSQAPAVRSYTKFVMGIAVSVLTYPFMLVADLMAVNNCGLVAGLPPNSPIFKSWVHCWAHLSHEGHLFRGSSFFYRRVPVTGVALTEE; translated from the exons GACATGGACACGGCAATTGTGCTTCTCGGAGCCGGGGTGACAGCTATCACACACCCGCTGCTGTACGTCAAACTGCTCattcag ATTGGACATGAGCCCCTCACCCCAACTGTCGGAACCACCATGTTTGGGAGGAAAGTGTTGTACCTACCTGGATTCTTCTCCTATG CACAGCACATCGTAAGGGTTGATGGAAAGATGGGACTCTTCCGAGGTCTATCCCCTCGTATAATGTCCAGTGCCATCTCCACCATGGTCCGGAGTAAAGTCAAACAG GCCGTCCCAGCAGAGCAGGCGGAGCATGTATCGAACAAAGACGACTTGAAGACCTCCCTCAGGAAAGTGATGAAAGAG ACCTCACATGAGATGGTCATCCAGTGCCTGTCCAGAATAGCCACTCATCCCTTCCATG TGATCTCCGTGCGATGCATGGCTCAGTTTGTGGGGAGAGAAGTCAAGTACAG GGGGCTGTTCAGCAGCATCACCAAAATCTTCAACGATGAGGGCATTGGGGGATTCTTTGT GGGGGTTGTGCCCCATGTCCTGGGTGAGGTCATCTTTCTGTGGTGTTGTAACCTCCTGGCCCACTTCATCAACACCTACGCCGTGGACGACAAT TTCAGCCAAGCCCCAGCAGTGAGAAGCTACACCAAGTTTGTGATGGGG ATTGCAGTGAGTGTGTTGACGTACCCATTTATGCTGGTGGCAGACCTAATGGCAGTTAACAACTGTGG GTTGGTGGCTGGTCTTCCCCCTAACTCTCCCATCTTTAAGTCCTGGGTCCACTGTTGGGCTCATCTGAGCCACGAG GGCCATCTCTTCCGAGGATCCAGCTTCTTTTATCGCCGCGTGCCTGTGACAGGGGTGGCTTTGACTGAGGAGTGA